The Ptychodera flava strain L36383 chromosome 16, AS_Pfla_20210202, whole genome shotgun sequence region catatacactccagtgatacttcttaatgaccacattttcctgccccatcaagactaatactcctattacaagtggggactatgtcattgtaaatgacttgttgatttaatggttgtatcacagtattcgatatatctaattctgtatttttttcatgttatattctgaataattacattaaacatatttcactgtctccagtacatttcatttaagtattttcacttcatgcactttatccctttcacacatgttcaaatatctgaccagagaacaaacactaaatagtccaggatgggagctacagtgtcattgacgctatttttcatgtacagagccataattcaggcatgtttcaactgattttattcaaagttggtacaaggacattgacctatgtcatacatatgcacatcaatttgttttgtgattcgatccaatatggctgccaggcggccattttattacgattttttcatgtacagagccataactcaggcatgtttctacagattttattcaaagttggtacaaggatattgaccaatgtcatagctatgcacatcaatttgttttgtgatacgatccaatatggccgccaggcggccattttgttacgattgtttcatgtacagagccataactcaggcatatctcaaccaatttcattcaaaattggtacaaggacattgacctatgtcatacatatgcacattgatttgttttgtgatacgatccaatatggctgccagcaggtggccattttattacgattttttcatgtacagagccataactcaggcatgtttctacagattttattcaaagttggtacaaggacattgaccaatgtcatagctatacacatcaatttgttttgtgatacgatccaatatggctgccatgcggccatttttttacgattttttcatgtacagagccataactcaggcatatctcaaccaattttattcaaacttggtacaaggacattgacctatgtcatacatatgcacattgatttgttttgtgattcgatccaatatgaccaccatgtggccattttattacgattttttcatctcctgaactacaactcagacatgtatcaagcgaatttattcaaaagtatttttatcacagacctaatgaagaggactctatcctctctgaggacctgtaatcaaagcacccattaacaagtggggactgtgtcatcaacgatgacttgtttagtaTTTAATGTCAGCACATTAGTATTTTGCATACGTAACAAACTTTAATTATCACAATCATCAGGATATAAAATTGCAAGAATTAGACGAAAGGAGATGAACATTGTGAATTACTTGGTCATTGGCTTTGAGTATCACATACAGCAAAAAGCGGTATCCTGgagttatttgttttgtttttatggttCTTTCCCCATCAGGTGGTCTGTGGCACAGTGACTTGATAGAGAAACATCTTATATCCTTCTTTGTTCCATTCCTACCATTGGAAAGATCTCATGTCAAGAAATGCATTAAAGACGACATGCGGTCTAAAGGGTATAGGACTGATCCAGACATAATCGATAAAATAGCAAATGAACTTCAGTACTCTCCACAAGATTCACCAGTGTTTTCAAAATCCGGATGTAAAAGAGTGTCAGAGAAGGTCAACTTTGTAATGTTTGACTTTTTCAACACAGAACTTTAACTGTCATACCTTTCTTCAGCCTATGTATCTACATTCAAGTGAATGGACCAGTCTTGCCATGTAGAGCAAGTATTTAGTACCAGGCATGTAAAAGACTTGATACTTTGCATCAGTCTGACCCATCAGAGGCTGCTATCATCAATGGAGAAAATAGAATTCATATACTTTACAGCAACAAACCACACCCAGCAGCAGTAAATCACGAGATTTTGAGAAGTTCACAACTTATATGCACAAGAGATAACAAATGCATCTATGAAGTGAACTGATCAAAAACGTGACATACCATCGCTGGGGATGGTTTAtttctattatatcataacactacattgaaattctggtgaTGATCATCAAAACAGGCTTTTTGCTTTTGCTGAGAGCTCGGGCATGTGCCAACCgtgctatattgcaaatatagcacagttattttcacatcttgaccaatcagactactgtatttgtgccatcaatatactggtatgatataattgctAGTATTTATTGTCCAAGCATCCTCTGCAAGTGTTTTTCTTCCTCTAAAGCTGTTCAAGTTTTTTAAAAGGGGCATCTTTGTGAATCATGAGCTCTCCTGAAGTTTTGAGACCAGCTGGACCACTCAGATCGAcaatagcaatacatttttaatttctcaGACCGTGCAAACAAAAATGCATATATGAATATGATATTCAAAAATTACGAGATATTGTAAACTACCTGCTATACGTGATGCTTGGTTagacaaaacagaaaatgatTCAATGATATTGATTTCTTATTAAATTAACTTGAGAGGTAATTCAAGTATAAACTTTACATTCATGCAATACTTTGACAGGATTTCTAGATAGGTTTTACTGCATCAATATCTTGTATGGTCATGGACCCTAGGGTCTACGGTACAGTATATAACCAATAATAAGTAGCATTTCCAGAGAAAATCTCTGATTGGACAAGTATACTTTTGTTGAGTGCACCATTCCATCTACAGGACATCAACAGTATTTTGCGATTGAGACAGtacacaaaattttgttgttgttaaatGCAAAGTCTAGAAATCAACAAACATTCCCATTAATTTGCTTCAGTGATGCACGTTTCAATCAGGAACTAGCAAGACACAGCttggcaaaattttgaacactggaTACCAGACAAGGTCTTTGAATCAGAAGATCAATTCCTTTCTGTGATTATTACGTGTACCCAGTTCaagtttaaagtttattttagtaCCTATATCTAGGCCAATGTTTGCAGTGAAATTATGGAATAATTTTGAAGTCTTCAGAGTGATATTTGGGCAGATGTATTCATTAATTTTTGTAAGAGTATAATTTATAAGGCATGTCTAAGCATGTCTTTTATttgcaaaatgaagaaaatttatGCTTTTGGGGGCTATCACGGCAATAAGATTGCATGTTGTatagattttgtaaaataaagcATATAAATCCAAAGTTGTGAGTTGTTGCATGTGTTTTTGTTGTGATTGCCATCATTTTGTCACAAggcaaatttaataaaatgcTTTGTTGCAACATCAAATTTATACAAAACTTACCATACCACAGAGttacaaaataaacacagaaaTGAAACACAATGTGAAAATATCTACCCATTTTTCTCTTGATTTCTTTTTCAGGATACAGAAAAGAGCTATTTTTGATTTGCACTTTAAATGGAGTGTttgattttcttcattttgcatGAAAATACTGTAAGTTAATGGCAAACAAAGGCGTATGAACTGTACCTTACATACCTTTTCTTTCTGCTGTGCAATTTCTTTTAACTGCAACACTCACAAATTTATTCCAGGTGGCTTTTCCCAGATGATTCAAATATGAAAGGCAAATTTTTGCATGACAACCAACCTCTGCTGTCACATTTTTGACGTCGCTATGAGCGACGCTTAGTTTCTTATCTAATAGGTGTACATGTGTTATCCAGCATCCGTCACCTTTTAACATTGAAATCtccttcttcaaaacagcctgtccAATTCCTGTAATATATTGAGTACCGGTACCTAGGTATGACcttaattttgctatttttaggCAAAAATCTTTTTAAAAACTGGTCCGACAGCTTTTAATATTTGgcatacaggtccctagggatgacatTATTCagctttgttcaaattgtgatgaaatatgcaaatttgtaatttaAAGGCAATTGTTATCATCTttaatcaaaaaatatttaaatatctttCGAAAGATTttctggtcagacagctttgatgttTGGGATGTTGGTCCaacctatttcagatttgttcaaatcatggagaaaaaagcaaatttgttttatggcaatttttgtcatttttggtcaaaacttttttcAGCAAAACCTCTtatctgatagttttgatatgTGGTATACAGGTTATTAGGGGtaatcaaaatgtgaaatattcaaatgatgatgaaatgtactgtattttggggattttttgccattttggtcaattttttctcaagaacaacttgtctgatagctttgatatttggcagacACGTTACTAGGaatgatcttaatgtgatatgttcaaatgaatcttcaattgtgtatttttgcggCTATCTTTGCCATTTTCGGTCAGACTGTCCTGCAGTGAGCTGTCAAAGATTTCTACCACAGACAGCATGAAGCACTGTTTGCTTCATGCACCTGTTGTATGATCTACCATGTTGTTTTTTTGATGCTATGTAAGTTGAATTTCTGAGTAAAACActaatgttttcaaaaaattacgCCAGTACAAgctactccatgagcttcaaattgATCCCCCATAAGTGGTACACCAAAAATAGCATTCAAAAAGTCAGAGAGTCCAATTATCCCTCCCCAAGTTGCATTCCACACTAACTTCACAAAGTTTTAGTGCAGCCATCAACAGTGGAAAGCTATGGGCCAGTAGTCTTTTCTCAAATCTCTCTGTATTTCAGAATGTAACATTCTTCAATGAAAAAGCATGAGAAATATGTATCTAGTGTATCATTTAGGATACTCAATattcaattttggtaaaaatcgtTCGATTTGCACACTCTAACAACGTACATTATGAACACACTtgcatatgtaaatacatgtacttttatttgaaaaaatcaagcataaatgaaaaatatgtcacAAAGGTTCAAGAAGTGTGGTAGTTAGGAAAGATCTTACTTAATCATTTAATGTCTTTTGATGTAATACTACAGAGCAaagttttttcacaaaattttcccTTCTTCCACAGGACATTGCTGACCTTAAGGAAGAACATGTTCGGGGATATTTAGTGTGAGATGGGAAGATCAGGTTATTGAAATCTGTTTTCTTAGCCCTGGAGTGAAATTTGTGATATTCTCACCATAAATCTATTATTCAGAGTCCCTGAGTAAAtctcactgttttaaaaatcCTAAAACCTAGGTTTACCAGTCACAAACTTTGCGCATATAATTGAGAATGATTGCAAATAAAGTGCTCAGCTTGCTGTGGATCACTGCTGCTTGGAGAAATACTCAGCCAGAACTTGTAAAGCTTTACCACGATGTGAAATTGCATTCTTCTGTTCCTTGGCCATCTCAGCATATCTTGTaaatacagaacaaaaaagCTGATATTATGAGTCACTGGTTCAATGGCCACAAATGCATTATATACGCCAAAGTTCCCAGGTACTCAACGATATTCAAAAGAATTTGTGTCAGTGTGGCTGTTTTAAATTGAAACCAAAGTGTCATTCTGGACCTATCCAGAATATTCCGTGTTTGTCAAGATTTAAATGATTGTACACAGACAAAGACACAAGAGTGCATGAAATGGTGTGCCCACCTTGAAAGCAATGAACATAATGATGAACTATGACATCACTTCAACAGAAAAAGACTCATTGTtgcaaactttcaaagaatTGCCTCTGAATTTTAAGGTGAGCTGAATATGGTACAATACTTACGTTTGGTCAAATCCATCTGGTTGAAAACAAGGATCCCATCCAAAATCAGGAGGGCCTCTTGGTTCTACAATTTTACCCTGGAAGTGAAGACAGCTAAGATATCATCAATGCCAATAACACCATGCATCTGTTACATTGAAACTAGTGCAAATCAAAGACAAACGGCAAAGACTCACATCGTTGAGGCTGCTAAGCAAATCTCTGATCTTCACAAAGTGAAATATCGATTGATCATCTATCAACTGAGATACTGAACACAATATCTAATGTTGTAGAAATGAAGGACTTGTAGAGAGTATACTGCATCATCTGGGAATATTCCGGATGTGTGATAAATTATTTTCCTTAGATTATATACTTCAACAGTACATCAATATGATATATCCCAATAGTTGACATAAATGAGTATCATAGTGTTGAACTTCCGCAGTAGAATGGGAGGGGGGGTGCTGATGTACCGTAGGCTCGTTTATACCGCGAGTGATAGTAATCCAGTCTAACTATATCATGACACCTGCCAAGCTCATATAAGACTGATTTATGATGAATAATGGTGTATGGAACTCGCATGGTCCCTGGCATCCATCAGTTAGACAGATACACGCACTCTCCAATGACTGAAAAGTGTTGGTGGTATAGGGTGGCTGTACAAGCTCTAGGTACTCGGTGCAAATGGAATGTAACAAGAATGTCAGTGATATCAGTGATAAACAATAGCAGTAGTTCAATGACTTAACTGATTCGATTCTTGTAGTACCACTTCAAGACATAATTCACTACTTTAACCCTTGTCCTGTCAAGTTCATACTGGTATGTCACCATTGGGTCAAGTCAATCACCATGTGTGACATGTCCTatgttgtattttaacaaagacttgaatgTTTGACAACCCATCAAAACACAGATGCTGTAAACATTACTTTTACTAACTAACGCTGCCGTAACATACCATGCAAAGTGTGGCCTAAGCACAGCTTTTTTACTGACTCACCAGATGTGAAAGTGATACATCTGGCAGAATAAGGGTTAACAAAGACACCAAGGTGAGACACTGGCTTTAGTGTAAAAGATCAtttgaaatgtattttaaacatttacatttgtagCAACTCAAACTCCAGAAGAGATATGGTTCAACTTACTGTTGTTTTACCCCTGAATAACTGTACAGGATCACCTGGTTTGCCActggaatatgcaaatgtgcaCAAGGCATATGCTGATTTGTCCTCCCACCCTGTCAGTAACTTGTGTAAACCTATCAAAAGAACACTGCTGTCAAGATGTGGATGCTACAGACTCAATATATAATCTCAGGAAgtataaaacatgaaaaaaagatTGTGAGGTCATTATGAAAACACTGCAAAGTATGCATGAGGACATTAGCATTGCATATTGCAGACAGGAATGTATGTTGTTAACATACTCTATGGTAATAATCTTATTAATATACATCTTATAGTCACTGAGTCATAGCTGGTGCATGAAATAAGTCTGATGAACGTAACATACAGAGCGTGAGACAAGGTCCCTGAAACCGGAAAAAGTGAACGAAAAGAAGTACCAGAAAAAGGCACTATGCTTTTGGGTGTCTGGACAACAACATTATGGAACGGATATTCCATGTTTTTTCTATTGCATggaaaattctattgttcttgcTGGTAGGTATGTAATCCTAGCACGCATTGAATGGTTTAAGAGATGAATGTTGACTGACGTATTTCAAGGCTGAATTTTGATCAGAAGGAAATATCCCATATGATATTAGTCAGCTTGGTATAAATATAATCCATTTGAACATCCAATACTTGAAGTAAGTGAATTAACTGAAGCTTTCAATTAGTCATAAGATCATTTATCCTACCTGCTGGCTGGAGTTTTGCCAGGAaccattttctgtcaaaataacAGGACAGGGTGAATAGACAAGTAATTGACACAATCAAAATGAATAAAAGCCATTCATTTATAACAAACAACAACTTGGACATCACAGAGTACAGGCAAGAGGACTTCACCACAGAATACCATTAGATTTATCTATCAAAATTGTACAGATGGAAGTAGTGTGTAGTTTCAAGTCATAATATCAATCATCACCATCCTGTGGTGAATGATGAGCTGTGTCCTTAATAACTTCATCAAGACGTCCATTAAAGACTTGATCATCTTATCTGTAAACAGCTACTCAGCAAGACATGGTTTGTCTGTTGATCAGTCAGTCAATTAATGTCAGTTATGTCCCGGTATTCCTCAATATGTCTAACCCTCTTTCATTCAACCAGCTAGCTTGCTACTGTGATATTTCTAGTTTCTAAATATGACACAATTGTTACACAAATGACGCGTGACAATATTCCAAAGGCTTTGACCTTATACGGTAGCTTCACTGAGTtgccattgattttgacatttcaggGCCAtgcttgacgggtgtagcatgctagcagggtaggCTTACCCATTCCcaacacctggtaccaccacttatgaTTGTATTCATGGTTCAAGATGGTTCTTCATTACCTtggacaaattttattttgatattttatattttatactaAAGGACCTGGTAATTTGTTACCTTGTATGATTTGGATTATTGAATTGTTTTGACGTCATATTCTCTATTAGCCTCTCCCCCTCAGTCCCTTTCAAACAGAAAACTAGCTTGCTTTAA contains the following coding sequences:
- the LOC139152592 gene encoding inosine triphosphate pyrophosphatase-like, translating into MRIRSHFLRCTRTRMSAAEKTSLVFVTGNANKLKEVKEILSGEFTVVSKKIDLPEYQGEPDEISIAKCEEAAKFIQGPVLTEDTCLCFNALGGLPGPYIKWFLAKLQPAGLHKLLTGWEDKSAYALCTFAYSSGKPGDPVQLFRGKTTGKIVEPRGPPDFGWDPCFQPDGFDQTYAEMAKEQKNAISHRGKALQVLAEYFSKQQ